A window of the Candidatus Aegiribacteria sp. genome harbors these coding sequences:
- a CDS encoding OmpA family protein: MKSRGFLLLITLLLVTGSAFSLPSVMGFRGVSRVLDARTIGENEMAFALIGRYWSSTDKYDDLHYRARYTSSDTVLSVEDSEHLAEGFFSLDYGLMSFIELAARISYVGTYYEFDLTPPRNQTIGQWDGIHGMGDVLLGLKAGFTPTPSSEVLWLGLGNWFSFAPKSNNTVECEEYDGRYAGGTPMYSMRRPSLATGHTSIGFGGLISADMANIWPGTPVRAHVNVGYSMYKQTISMEDYVLEFDSTGRRSRTNLSDVSLLVKDNALDLGFAIEFPTKFAVIFTEFSLKKYLDRDNYSTVSYFTPGIRVFSGGGVIMDFSFNMGLTDFNPEYFDFGHDLYQSGSVSTEEREQRAPLPEGGTQDWGVSMSIAFSSDLIDKGPGITTGTVSGMITEFETGEPVEAEISFPGIPVQSVTSDPETGFYSVTLPEGSIPVTVSAEGYNAASATVVLEADQDVVVDFSLEVRAGQGQIAGTVTEFENHDPLQATITIDTEEPITVESSAAGVFQIDAPEGTWTVTAEVDGYVSRSQPVVIAADQTSIVDFVLRPALETGQVLSFDNIYFDSGSATLKPESYYILDNVVEILEANANARVQIAGHTDSDGSSSYNQTLSEQRASSVFTYLVQRGISASRLTTLGFGEAQPVVPNTSSSNKAMNRRIEFTVLSN; encoded by the coding sequence ATGAAATCACGTGGTTTTCTACTGTTAATCACACTTCTTCTGGTAACAGGAAGTGCCTTCTCCCTCCCCTCGGTAATGGGGTTCAGGGGAGTGAGTAGGGTTCTTGATGCCAGAACCATCGGCGAGAACGAAATGGCTTTTGCTCTGATTGGCCGGTACTGGAGCAGTACAGACAAGTACGATGATCTTCACTATCGTGCTCGATACACCAGTTCAGATACTGTACTGAGTGTGGAGGATTCGGAGCATCTTGCTGAGGGTTTCTTCTCTCTGGATTACGGGCTGATGAGTTTTATTGAACTTGCGGCACGTATCAGTTATGTGGGCACATACTATGAATTCGACCTCACTCCTCCCAGAAATCAGACGATTGGTCAGTGGGATGGTATCCATGGAATGGGCGATGTGCTGCTGGGATTGAAGGCTGGATTTACTCCTACGCCATCAAGCGAAGTTCTGTGGCTGGGATTGGGAAACTGGTTCTCTTTCGCTCCAAAATCAAACAATACTGTGGAATGCGAAGAATATGACGGGAGATATGCAGGCGGCACTCCGATGTACTCCATGCGCAGACCCAGCCTTGCTACCGGACATACCAGTATCGGTTTTGGCGGTCTTATTTCCGCAGACATGGCTAACATATGGCCTGGAACCCCCGTTCGCGCCCATGTCAATGTTGGATACTCAATGTACAAACAGACAATCAGCATGGAAGATTACGTACTTGAATTTGACAGTACGGGAAGAAGATCAAGAACAAACCTGTCTGACGTGAGCTTGCTGGTTAAGGATAACGCACTTGATCTGGGATTTGCTATTGAATTTCCCACCAAATTCGCTGTTATCTTCACGGAGTTTTCCTTGAAGAAGTATCTTGACAGAGATAATTACAGCACTGTCTCTTATTTCACTCCCGGAATCCGGGTTTTCTCGGGTGGCGGAGTCATTATGGACTTCAGCTTCAATATGGGATTGACGGATTTCAATCCGGAATATTTCGACTTCGGACACGATCTTTATCAGTCCGGAAGCGTATCAACAGAAGAGAGAGAGCAAAGAGCGCCTCTTCCAGAAGGCGGCACCCAGGACTGGGGAGTTTCGATGAGCATAGCTTTCTCCAGCGATCTGATCGATAAGGGACCCGGGATCACAACCGGAACAGTTTCAGGTATGATCACTGAATTCGAAACGGGTGAACCTGTGGAGGCTGAGATATCCTTCCCCGGCATACCTGTGCAGAGTGTTACTTCTGATCCTGAAACAGGTTTCTATTCGGTCACTCTTCCTGAAGGAAGCATTCCCGTTACCGTTTCTGCGGAAGGCTACAATGCCGCGTCCGCGACGGTGGTTCTGGAAGCAGATCAGGATGTTGTAGTTGATTTTTCTCTTGAGGTTAGAGCCGGACAGGGACAGATCGCCGGAACGGTTACGGAGTTCGAGAACCACGATCCGCTTCAGGCTACGATAACTATCGATACAGAAGAACCTATCACAGTTGAATCTTCCGCGGCTGGAGTATTCCAGATTGACGCGCCGGAAGGAACATGGACAGTAACGGCTGAGGTTGACGGATACGTTTCCCGTTCCCAGCCTGTTGTTATTGCTGCCGATCAGACTTCAATTGTCGATTTCGTTCTGAGACCCGCCCTGGAAACAGGACAGGTTCTATCCTTCGATAATATCTACTTCGACAGCGGCAGCGCGACTCTCAAACCGGAATCCTACTACATTCTGGACAACGTTGTTGAAATACTCGAGGCAAATGCGAATGCCCGAGTTCAGATTGCCGGACATACAGATTCTGACGGCAGTTCAAGCTACAACCAGACCCTCAGTGAACAGAGAGCTTCTTCAGTATTCACTTACCTTGTTCAGCGCGGAATATCCGCTTCCAGATTGACAACCCTGGGCTTCGGAGAAGCTCAGCCCGTTGTACCGAACACTTCTTCTTCAAACAAGGCAATGAACAGAAGGATAGAGTTTACGGTTCTTTCGAACTAG